The Neovison vison isolate M4711 chromosome 5, ASM_NN_V1, whole genome shotgun sequence genome includes a region encoding these proteins:
- the PLCD3 gene encoding 1-phosphatidylinositol 4,5-bisphosphate phosphodiesterase delta-3 has product MLCGRWRSCRRRPEEPSVPAQVATPVALAPPDGGSRRPGLRALKKMGLTEDEDVRAMLQGSRLCKIRSRTWHKERLYRLQEDGLSVWFQRRIPRAPSQHIFFVQHIEAVREGHQSEGLRRFGGAFPPARCLTIAFKGRRKNLDLAAATAEEAQRWVRGLAKLRARLDAMSQRERLDHWIHAYLHRADSDQDSKMSFKEIKSLLRMVNVDMNDMYAYRLFKECDHSNNERLEGAEIEEFLRRLLKRPELEEIFHRYSGEDRVLSAPELLEFLEDQREDGATLAHAQKLIHTYELNETAKQHELMTLDGFMMYLLSPEGAALDPAHTCVFQDMGQPLSHYFISSSHNTYLTDSQIGGLSSTEAYVRAFAQGCRCVELDCWEGPGGEPIIYHGHTLTSKILFRDVVQTVRDHAFTLSPYPVILSLENHCGLEQQAVMAHHLRTILGDVLVTQGLDTQNPEELPSPEQLKGRVLVKGKKLPAARSEDGRILSDQEEEEEEEEEEVEAAEQRRRAKQISPELSALVVYCCATRLRTLRPNPVPPQPCQVSSLNERKAKKLIREAGNSFVRHNAHQLTRVYPLGLRMNSANYSPQEMWNSGCQLVALNFQTPGYEMDLNAGRFLINGQCGYVLKPACLRQPDTTFDPECPGPPRTTLTIQVLTAQQLPKLNTEKPNSIVDPLVRVEVHGVPADCARKETNYVLNNGFNPRWGQTLQFQLRAPELALVRFVVEDYDATSPNDFVGQFTLPLDSLKQGYRHIHLLSKDGASLSPATLFVHIRVQRF; this is encoded by the exons ATGCTGTGCGGCCGCTGGAGGAGCTGCCGCCGCCGGCCCGAGGAGCCCTCGGTGCCGGCCCAGGTCGCGACGCCCGTCGCCCTCGCGCCCCCGGACGGCGGCAGCAGGAGGCCCGGGCTGCGGGCGCTGAAGAAGATGG gccTGACGGAGGACGAGGACGTGCGCGCCATGCTGCAGGGCTCCCGGCTCTGCAAGATCCGCTCGCGGACGTGGCACAAGGAGCGGCTGTACCGGCTGCAGGAGGACGGCCTGAGCGTGTGGTTCCAGCGGCGCATCCCGCGCGCGCCGTCGCAGCACATCT TCTTCGTGCAGCACATCGAGGCGGTCCGTGAGGGCCACCAGTCCGAGGGCCTGCGGCGCTTCGGGGGCGCCTTCCCGCCGGCGCGCTGCCTCACCATCGCCTTCAAGGGCCGCCGCAAGAACTTGGACTTGGCGGCGGCCACGGCGGAAGAGGCTCAGCGCTGGGTGCGTGGCCTGGCCAAGCTGCGCGCGCGCCTCGACGCCATGAGCCAGCGCGAACGTCTCGACCA CTGGATCCACGCCTATCTGCACCGGGCAGACTCCGACCAGGACAGTAAGATGAGCTTCAAGGAGATCAAGAGCCTGCTCAGAATGGTGAACGTGGACATGAATGACATGTATGCCTACCGCCTCTTCAAG GAATGTGACCACTCCAACAACGAACGGCTGGAGGGGGCTGAGATTGAGGAGTTTCTGCGGCGGTTGCTGaaacgccctgagctggaggagaTCTTCCATCGGTACTCAGGCGAGGACCGCGTGCTGAGCGCCCCGGAGCTGCTGGAGTTCctggaggaccagagggaggaCGGCGCCACGCTGGCCCACGCCCAGAAGCTCATCCACACTTATGAGCTCAACGAGACAG CCAAGCAGCACGAACTGATGACACTGGATGGCTTCATGATGTACCTGTTGTCACCTGAAGGGGCTGCCCTGGACCCGGCCCACACATGCGTGTTCCAGGACATGGGCCAGCCCCTCTCCCACTACTTCATCTCCTCCTCACACAATACATACCTGACCGACTCTCAGATCGGGGGGCTCAGCAGCACGGAGGCCTATGTTAG ggcctttgcacagggcTGCCGCTGTGTGGAGCTGGACTGCTGGGAGGGGCCAGGAGGGGAGCCCATCATCTATCACGGCCACACTCTCACGTCCAAGATCCTCTTCCGAGATGTGGTCCAGACTGTGCGTGACCACGCCTTCACT ctgtcCCCGTACCCTGTCATCCTATCCCTCGAGAACCACTGTGGGCTGGAGCAGCAGGCCGTTATGGCTCACCACCTTCGCACCATCCTGGGAGACGTGCTGGTGACGCAGGGGCTGGACACACAGAACCCTGAAGAGTTGCCGTCCCCAGAG CAGCTGAAGGGCCGGGTCCTGGTGAAGGGGAAGAAGCTGCCAGCTGCTCGGAGCGAGGATGGTCGAATTCTATCCgaccaggaggaggaagaggaagaggaagaagaggaggtggAGGCTGCAGAACAGAGGCGGCGG GCCAAGCAGATCTCCCCCGAGCTGTCGGCCCTGGTCGTGTACTGCTGTGCCACCCGCCTGCGGACCCTGCGCCCCAACCCGGTgccaccccagccctgccaggTCAGCTCCCTCAACGAGCGCAAGGCCAAGAAGCTCATCCGAGAGGCAG GGAACAGCTTCGTCAGGCACAATGCCCACCAACTGACCCGTGTCTATCCACTGGGGCTGCGGATGAACTCAGCCAACTACAGCCCCCAGGAGATGTGGAATTCAGGCTGTCAGCTGG TGGCCTTGAACTTCCAGACGCCAGGCTATGAGATGGACCTCAATGCCGGGCGCTTCCTCATCAATGGGCAGTGCGGCTACGTCCTGAAACCCGCCTGCCTGCGGCAGCCGGACACAACCTTTGACCCTGAGTGCCCTGGGCCCCCCAGGACCACTCTCACTATCCAG GTGCTGACAGCGCAGCAGCTGCCCAAGCTGAACACGGAGAAGCCGAACTCCATCGTGGACCCCCTGGTGCGTGTTGAGGTCCACGGTGTGCCCGCAGACTGTGCTCGAAAGGAGACCAACTACGTGCTCAACAACG GCTTCAACCCCCGCTGGGGGCAGACCCTGCAGTTCCAGTTGCGGGCTCCGGAGCTGGCACTGGTCCGCTTCGTGGTGGAAGATTACGACGCCACCTCCCCCAATGACTTTGTGGGCCAGTTTACGCTGCCTCTCGACAGCCTGAAGCAAG GGTACCGCCACATCCACCTGCTTTCCAAGGACGGGGCCTCTCTGTCGCCAGCCACGCTCTTCGTCCACATCCGCGTCCAGCGCTTCTGA